From Phoenix dactylifera cultivar Barhee BC4 unplaced genomic scaffold, palm_55x_up_171113_PBpolish2nd_filt_p 000186F, whole genome shotgun sequence:
TGCTAACTACAATGATAAGATATTTATCTATTGCTAGTTTCATTTTGCATTTcagattttttaatatatgatcttACATGTAATATATTGTATCAAATTCTACACTATATTTGCAACAGAATGGTACGAGTTCTTTTATTCTCTGCTGTGGTCTTATTGGTTCtattttgcttgttttcctctCCTTGCAGTTTCATTGCTGTTTTTGAAGTATATACAGTTGGGATGATATAAACTCCTTACATCTGCTTATTAAGTTAGATTGCTATGCAAAAGGTCTATAATGAATATAATTTTCCTATTCTGTTGTTATTGGGTGGCTAAATGGGTGCTTGAGCTTTATTAAGTACCTGAGTTTCATTTCTCTGTATTTCCTGATGTGACCTACTTTGTTATTCTTCTCCTATATTGAATTCTGAACTCATGATACATTACCTTTCAGCTGTGTTGGTATATTAATTTTCCCCTTTTTGTTTCTTACATTTTCTGTTGATTTATATGGATATTATATTAAGTTTGATACAAAGTTAGCAGAGAATATAGCATGTGATACAAAGAAGCCAATGAAAGATAATTGGGGTGCTgtaattatttaaatatattgtTTTCTTTCATTTATGTAGAGTATTAATATTGTTAATGTGGTTTGCAGGAAGCTTCGGTCTCGCAAATGCTTGATCATGGTTCTATATCCTTTGGAAGATTTGCAGCTGAGTCATTGTCATGGGAGAAAAGGTCAGTGTTTACTCACGACAGACGCCAGGAGGAACTGGACAAGTTTAGTGGCTTAGTTGCCAAAAAGAAAGCATACTTTGAAGAATACTACATAAGGCTTCGAGCTTTAAAGGCCTTGGAACAGAACCAGCAAACTGAGCTCACATTGGATTATGGTGGTGATGGTAGTAATTCTAGCCAAACTGGAGAAGATGATGAAACAGCTCTGCAGCATGGAAGTCTTAGAGAGGGGGCAGCAGAAACTATTGATGCCCCTTCTACAGAAACTGAAAATGAACTAAACTTCAAGCAGGATACGAAGTGCAGTCAAGCTCTTCAAACTAGACCGCTGTATCCAGGATCCACAACATCAAATATAGACTCGCTGAGAAGAAGCATGGAAAAAATTGAGCCAGAGAAAAACTTTAACCATGCTGTGATGCAAGACCTGGACAGAGAATCCTTGTCGTCATTAAGTAGAAGCATAGAAGAGATTGAACAGAATGATATCAGTAGTGTTGATGACAAAGAGATTCTGAGGGAACAGGAGAGTCCAGGGTCTAATGTTGAATCTGGGCCTCCTACCAACAGGTCTGTGTCAGACGTGACAAATTCTAGAACCGGAGTCTCACAGCATGCACCTGGTCACAACTTGATACCATACAAAACCAAACTGGCTGTTGAGAAACCTCCAGACTGTAAATCAGTTCCTGAAGTGAAGAAGGTATGGCAAACTTGGAATGTTTTCTTGCATGTGTATAAAAACTACTTGTTACTTTGAATaagctagtttgtttttcttcaGTGACCAAATGAAATCAAGACTGGGAAAGGAACTGGAAATGTTTGTTTCGCTATGCTGCAGCAAATCCAACTTCCCAGTCAGATATGATGTCCAAATTTGTTTTAAAAATACGGCGTGCTAGGGACATACTTGGGCAATAGCTCATTTAGGAGGAAAATCTTGACCACCATGGGTCACCCAGTCCACAAAATTGATTCAGATAGGATTTTGGGTGCAGTAGTTCGTGCACATTTTCTAAATGCAATATCCCCTTTTCCACCATTCAGCTCAGAGCTAAAGCAGAGCCGGCTTGTTACTGACCGTCTCCACAGAATCCCAGCATGATTTATTGATCAGAAATTGTTTCTTCCTTTCATCCCTTTAACCTTCCAATCAGATATAACTTATTTTTATATTAGTTATCTAACCAAGGGTATATATCATGGCCATCACCCACAATTCAGAGAAGcataaaaaaagagaagttGATGTACTCCATACGGTGGATTTTGATATGCCAAATATTACCTATTCTTCAGTTTATTCTTAATAGTAAATACAGACTTACTGTATATGCTAAGTATTGTTTGTTCCTACTAGCGTACTGAATATATTCAGTCAAGAGAATAGTGTAAGCCTAATTCTGTTATACCATGAGATTGATCCTTAACATTCTAGTCAGAGCATGAGAAAAATGCTTGCCACATACATCACAAATACCCTGGATTGCTTGTTTTATCATATTAATCTCCTTTTATGGGCCTAGGAACATCAATGTTTCATTCAAGTCATCAGTGCAGATATTCAATGTGGATATGAGGAAATCTCCTCCTCCCTagcaaattatactaataagcACATAgttatgaaaatataatttcGTGTTATGAAAATATAGCTTCATGATGAAATCAGGACTCTCCAAGTAAAACGTTCTTTCATTTGAACAACTTAGCAATTTTCATTTTAagtttttcaatatttatttccACAAGCAAAATGGTTACTTTTAGGAGGCCTAAGCCACAGAACTCAAGATAAGTTGGTCTTTTACTATGGCCTATGGGGCATCAGTAGTAACAGTTGATTTTTCACACTGTTCGCAATGCCTCCTCTGCTCCTTTCTTTGGTCGTAAGACATATGGTATTCTAAGATTGTCGGTGTTTCTTGTAGCGGAATGTCAATACCAAAAATTCACTTGAATAAAGAACAGATTAATGACACCTCAGCtgctcttttcctttttctttttttaacacTGGATAATCAGgtttatttttgatttgatcttaTTTTCAGGAGCCTGTTGCTTCAGTCAAGACTGGCCTGGATCTAAAACATGGAACAAAGACAGAAGTATTTAAGTTGTCAAGTAGAGCTAAACATTCACGACAGAAGCTAATTGGCAAGGCAGATAGCAGTCTCCATTCAAGCAAGACAACTGCTAATAAAGTCACAAGCAACAATAAATCTGCCTCAGTTGCTTCGCATGGATCAGTTTACAGAAGTATGTTCCAATATTACCAGTGCATGCCCGTTTTCTCTTGCCATGGAAAGAAGATCAGGCAGTAGGGAAAGTGCAGCGAGATTGGATTTGAAGACCCCCAACAGATTTGTATTATCACAAAATCAGGCAAATGGTGGGTCAAGTGTGCAGGTGAGTTCAAAGAGGACTTCTGACAATTGATCAATATTGTAATCTTTGAACCTTCTAGCttgctttttccttttctttcttcttttttttcccttctgaaCAACACCCGTAGCACTTTTGATTTCAATATCACAATAATCTTGCTGCAGTCACTGACTGTCCCAGTTGTCATTTTTATAGGGTGGTTCAAAGAGGATGAACGCAACCTGTAGTGTGAAGAGCCAGGAACTACAAATTAAAAGGTTAACTTGTTACATGATCATGACATCATTTTGAGAAGATATATGTTGCACTTTAGATACTCATATTGTTGTTTTGTAATATCTGCTTTGAATTTTTCAGGGACTGCAAAGAAGTGATTAGACAATCTTTGACATCGGAGAGCCAGGGCACCTGCCTGAAGGGCAGAGCTGCCCATGTTGTCAGACAATCAAAGCCGAGGTTAACATCTCaactgcatctgaaatttgaaaattatgttttTGTTCTAATGTTTTGCAATTTTTTCCAATAATATATTAGAAagactaaaattttaaaacatctCTTTTTTGATTTCCAGTTCTACGAACCTTTTGGCAAGGAACAAATCTAATTCTGATGGTGCGTCTGAAGTTCAGCTCACAAATACCATCCAAAGGAACAAACCAAAGGAGGTAAAATGGCACATTATAGATGCTTCTCTTGTTCAGCAACTTTTATTTTCAGGGAGCCATTCCTAGCTGACAAACAAGAAAAAGTTGTTTTACCTAGTTACTCGACCATATATTGGCTCCTAATCCTTTTAGGAAATATGATATTTGGATGATAATCAGACCAATCCGTTAGAAGAATAGATTCAGTTTGCAATATGTTCAATAATATATGCATCAATCATTAGACTCCGGTAATGCCAAAACTTGGTATGATTCGGTCATATTAATGTTCAACGGTACAATCAATTGACTTACCAATTTTGATTTATGATATCAGAGCAAATCAGCGCGCTGAATGATTTGGCATCCAAAGTTCTCATCCTTCAAAGTTCTCATCCTTTCTTGTTTTGAAACTTAATGAGATTTAGATGTTTCTTTTATGTTTtttaattgtgtgccaattgtCACATTTAGTAACGTTTTTTGGAACTCTTGTAATTGCAATTACAAATTTGAGGCCTTAATGCTTGGTGCAAAACTTCATTTTATACAAGTACAAAACTATCAATTGAGTTCTTGGAGTGTTAAAGCATCTAATCTCATGCAAAGGAGCGGGTTTTAGTTTTTGATCCCATAGATGAGGAGAGTCTCATGTGATGCATGGAAGACAGAAGACATTTAATTATAGGGCTGAAATTGGATAAGATACGGATCTAATAGTagtatattcatatatatatattggttttATTTGACCAATACAGTACAGATACGGATGTTAGTCAGATACAAAAATAcacatccatatttattttaaacgggTACGGGTATAAATCAGATACCGAAAGTATAGATATAAatcggataattaaactttatgaccacaaaatcaaagatattactaagtggatgaTCAATCAAGTTAATAGTATGTTAatgtgacttttttttttttttaagttcatgagtgctatataaaattaaataaaattacaaatGGAATCAGATATTCAAATATGGATTGGGATAGTTatctatccatatccatttttttttatggatatggatacgaatacagatattagtcggatgctcaaatttctttccatATCTGGATCGATTCAGATACAAAATTGGTTCTGAACGGATAttatttgatccactttcacccCTATTTAATTGGTTCCACTCAACACAACTGAGTGACATGCAACTCAAATAGTACTTGGTGGTTGAATTACATGGATTTGTAGGGGGGTTTTCTGTGATGTAAAGGAGACTTATCTCTAAAGATTTTGCAGTAACTTCCTTAGCATCAGACCTTGCTTTATAACAACATGCATAACGATCCTCTGAGCTCACTAGCAGAGCTGGAAATATAGCACTTTTCTAGATTGTCTTAAAACTTTTTCTTAGGTGTGCTGTGATTCTCATGAAGTTGATCATGCAGGAAAAAGGGGACAGAAGGTGGAAGGGGCCTCAAGGACCTAGTACCAAGATTGTTGCTCCTCTCACTGGAAATCTCAGGACAGGAAATAAAAAGGTGGGTTTCATTCCTGCGTATCCAATGACCATTATTATAGAACAACAGTGGTTTGTCCTATAACCATCTCTTGTGGCTACCAAGCATTAGTGCCTGGCAGACATTAGATGACTGATGACTGTGGATCTGGCACAT
This genomic window contains:
- the LOC120105067 gene encoding protein WVD2-like 7 isoform X1, which encodes MATSVGQTYYGWSQEELSDRDDSQEASVSQMLDHGSISFGRFAAESLSWEKRSVFTHDRRQEELDKFSGLVAKKKAYFEEYYIRLRALKALEQNQQTELTLDYGGDGSNSSQTGEDDETALQHGSLREGAAETIDAPSTETENELNFKQDTKCSQALQTRPLYPGSTTSNIDSLRRSMEKIEPEKNFNHAVMQDLDRESLSSLSRSIEEIEQNDISSVDDKEILREQESPGSNVESGPPTNRSVSDVTNSRTGVSQHAPGHNLIPYKTKLAVEKPPDCKSVPEVKKEPVASVKTGLDLKHGTKTEVFKLSSRAKHSRQKLIGKADSSLHSSKTTANKVTSNNKSASVASHGSVYRSMFQYYQCMPVFSCHGKKIRQ
- the LOC120105068 gene encoding uncharacterized protein LOC120105068, which encodes MNATCSVKSQELQIKRDCKEVIRQSLTSESQGTCLKGRAAHVVRQSKPSSTNLLARNKSNSDGASEVQLTNTIQRNKPKEEKGDRRWKGPQGPSTKIVAPLTGNLRTGNKKEFPSRTGEESNNRREPQLNMSRDGRKPRRETPRWQ
- the LOC120105067 gene encoding uncharacterized protein LOC120105067 isoform X2; its protein translation is MATSVGQTYYGWSQEELSDRDDSQEASVSQMLDHGSISFGRFAAESLSWEKRSVFTHDRRQEELDKFSGLVAKKKAYFEEYYIRLRALKALEQNQQTELTLDYGGDGSNSSQTGEDDETALQHGSLREGAAETIDAPSTETENELNFKQDTKCSQALQTRPLYPGSTTSNIDSLRRSMEKIEPEKNFNHAVMQDLDRESLSSLSRSIEEIEQNDISSVDDKEILREQESPGSNVESGPPTNRSVSDVTNSRTGVSQHAPGHNLIPYKTKLAVEKPPDCKSVPEVKK